In Corvus moneduloides isolate bCorMon1 chromosome 3, bCorMon1.pri, whole genome shotgun sequence, one DNA window encodes the following:
- the CNKSR3 gene encoding connector enhancer of kinase suppressor of ras 3 isoform X2 has protein sequence MKNLVLKLRGSSNNLQNYISSRRKSSNYDGNTSRKPPTDFLTSVVELIGAAKALLAWLDRTPFTGIADFSSMKNRIIQLCLDLTTTVQKDCTVADMEDKVQTVAKTLNGICDKAIRSTTDPLMSQCACLEEVHLTNIKPGEGLGMYIKSTYDGLHVITGTTENSPADRSQKIHAGDEVIQVNRQTVVGWQLKNLVAKLRENPAGVRLLLKKRPTGSFHFTPAPLKNLRWKPPLVQTSPPPASTQSPESTVDTSLKKEKPAILDLYIPPPPAVPYSPRDEKGSFVYGGGNKRSQPLPGSKGAESPNSFLDQESRRRRFTIADSDQLPGYPVEVNVLPAKMREKTQSYGKPRPLSMPADGSWIGAAEPFSRPRGSGRKDEDVLCRYFSNERIPPIIEESPSKQHPLSRPVSDKQLVRGTDYIRGSRCFMNTDLHNSATIPFQEESAKKSLVTSSTKSSSAEPSLLVNWMTRLKLLTQ, from the exons ATGAAGAACCTGGTTCTCAAGCTGCGAGGGTCATCCAACAATCTGCAAAATTACATCAGCAGCCGTAGGAAAAGTTCAAATTATGATGGAAATACCTCTCGCAAGCCCCCGACTGACTTCCTTACTTCTGTTGTAGAGCTTATTGGTGCTGCTAAGGCCTTGCTTGCATGGTTGGACAG GACCCCATTTACAGGTATTGCTGACTTTTCATCAATGAAGAACAGAATCATTCAGCTCTGCTTGGACCTCACTACTACTGTTCAGAAG gattGCACTGTGGCTGACATGGAAGATAAAGTCCAGACTGTG GCCAAGACTTTAAATGGCATTTGTGATAAAGCCATCCGATCAACTACAGACCCACTGATGAGCCAGTGTGCCTGTCTGGAGGAGGTCCATTTAACCAACATTAAACCTGGGGAAGGCCTG GGAATGTACATAAAATCAACTTATGATGGGTTGCATGTAATTACTGGAACTACAGAAAAT TCCCCTGCTGATCGCTCTCAGAAGATTCATGCTGGTGATGAAGTGATCCAGGTTAACCGGCAAACTGTG GTTGGATGGCAACTAAAAAATCTGGTGGCAAAGTTGCGAGAGAATCCTGCTGGAGTTAGGCTGCTGCTTAAGAAACGCCCTACTGGCTCTTTTCATTTCACTCCTGCTCCACTGAAGAACCTGCGCTGGAAACCGCCTTTGGTGCAG ACCAGTCCTCCACCAGCTTCAACTCAGTCCCCAGAAAGCACCGTGGATACCTCACTGAAGAAAGAGAAGCCGGCCATTTTGGATCTGTACATACCCCCTCCACCAGCTGTTCCATATTCACCTCG AGATGAAAAGGGGAGTTTTGTGTATGGAGGAGGCAACAAACGCAGTCAGCCACTGCCTGGGTCCAAGGGCGCCGAGTCTCCCAATTCTTTTCTGGATCAGGAGAGCCGAAGACGAAGGTTTACTATTGCTGATTCAGATCAGTTGCCTGGTTATCCCGTGGAAGTAAATGTCCTACCAGCcaagatgagagaaaaaacacagtCCTATG GAAAACCTCGTCCTTTGTCAATGCCTGCTGATGGAAGCTGGATAGGAGCTGCAGAACCCTTCTCTAGGCCACGAGGATCAGGGAGAAAAG ATGAAGATGTCCTCTGCAGGTACTTCAGCAATGAAAGGATACCCCCGATCATTGAGGAAAGCCCCTCCAAGCAGCACCCCCTCTCCAGGCCAGTGTCTGACAAGCAGTTGGTGAGGGGAACAGATTATATTCGAGGCAGCAGGTGTTTTATGAATACAGACCTCCACAACAGTGCAACAATTCCCTTTCAAGAGGAAAGTGCTAAAAAATCATTGGTTACATCGTCCACAAAATCCTCCTCGGCAGAGCCCTCGCTGCTGGTCAATTGGATGACAAGACTGA